A window from Nitrospirota bacterium encodes these proteins:
- a CDS encoding alkaline phosphatase D family protein: MMRQFLPLVLLACMPAVFGCVSASREGLPPGSPFAETAAISTNPLPQGIAVGDVTGESALLWLRTDGPMAVQVEWAPVSAWDTLSKLATAVVPVARTPLMTTGSETDFTLTISIEGLAPATRYRSYVFVGPKGYEGTQTEVRIAAQGEFTTLPDAKSQAPLTFAWSGDLGGQGRCRRGAAGYPIFDVMRAQHLDFFLLLGDSIYADDVCPSPPNEPGADFRATTLAEYRARHRDQRGAEALRRLLGDIPVYAIWDDHEVQNNFSGPFESRMPIGRQALREYWPIRTAPEDPNRLYRTVRAGADLELFILDTRQYRSPNADQDGPAKTMLGEKQLQWLLKGLTETTATWKVIVTSVPLSISKGGGASAPGNDGWAGGTDGTGFERERQVIVDHILDRNLKNVVFLGGDVHYVQVNEYDPNGDGTPDFHEFVVGPLSAAPGRLTAPNPGLRPTTLINESGYFNFGLIRVTRSSFDVTVLDDAGAMRFSHRLSAR, encoded by the coding sequence ATGATGCGTCAGTTCCTTCCGCTTGTACTTCTTGCCTGTATGCCGGCTGTCTTTGGCTGCGTATCAGCGTCTCGCGAAGGGCTTCCTCCCGGGAGTCCCTTTGCCGAGACAGCAGCGATCTCAACGAATCCGCTGCCGCAGGGTATTGCAGTGGGGGATGTGACGGGCGAGTCGGCTCTGCTCTGGTTGCGGACCGATGGACCGATGGCGGTTCAAGTGGAGTGGGCACCGGTCTCAGCCTGGGATACCCTGTCAAAGTTGGCGACAGCTGTCGTTCCCGTGGCTCGGACGCCGCTAATGACGACTGGCTCGGAAACAGATTTCACACTGACTATTTCCATTGAGGGGCTTGCGCCTGCCACAAGGTATCGATCTTACGTGTTTGTCGGTCCGAAGGGGTATGAAGGCACACAGACCGAAGTACGAATAGCGGCACAAGGGGAATTTACGACACTCCCCGATGCAAAAAGTCAGGCACCTCTAACCTTTGCCTGGAGCGGCGATCTGGGTGGTCAGGGTCGTTGCCGGCGTGGTGCTGCCGGGTACCCCATCTTCGATGTGATGCGCGCCCAGCATCTCGATTTCTTCTTGTTACTCGGCGATTCGATTTACGCAGATGATGTGTGTCCGTCGCCTCCGAACGAGCCGGGCGCCGATTTTCGGGCGACGACTCTAGCCGAATACCGCGCGCGTCATCGCGATCAACGGGGTGCAGAGGCTTTGCGGCGGCTTCTCGGCGACATCCCGGTCTACGCCATCTGGGACGATCATGAAGTTCAAAATAACTTCTCAGGACCATTTGAAAGCCGGATGCCGATCGGGCGTCAGGCTTTGCGCGAGTATTGGCCGATCCGCACGGCGCCTGAAGATCCCAATCGGCTCTATCGAACGGTGCGTGCCGGAGCGGATCTAGAGCTGTTCATCCTCGATACGAGGCAGTATCGGAGCCCTAATGCCGATCAGGACGGCCCGGCGAAAACGATGTTGGGAGAGAAGCAGCTTCAATGGCTGCTGAAGGGCCTCACCGAGACGACCGCGACGTGGAAAGTGATTGTGACGAGTGTCCCGCTGTCCATTTCGAAGGGAGGAGGCGCGAGTGCCCCCGGGAACGATGGCTGGGCTGGAGGGACTGATGGCACTGGTTTTGAGCGAGAGCGGCAGGTGATTGTGGACCACATTCTCGACCGGAATCTGAAGAATGTAGTGTTCCTGGGCGGCGATGTTCACTATGTGCAGGTCAATGAGTACGATCCGAACGGTGACGGGACTCCTGACTTCCATGAGTTTGTCGTCGGTCCTTTATCCGCTGCACCGGGCCGATTGACGGCGCCCAATCCAGGGTTGCGTCCGACCACATTGATCAATGAAAGCGGGTATTTCAATTTCGGCCTCATTCGAGTGACCAGGTCATCCTTCGACGTCACGGTACTCGACGATGCTGGCGCCATGCGGTTTTCCCATCGTCTGTCGGCCAGGTAG